Sequence from the Burkholderiales bacterium genome:
TCCGGCTTGGGTAGCAAAATGGCGATAGATGCAACCAACAAATGGCCAGCTGAAACCGCGCGCCGCTGGGGTACGCCAATCGAAATGGATGACGCGGTCAAGCGACGCGTGGATCAGCTCTGGCGGGAGCTGGGGCTGTGACCCTGCTCGGGATCCTCTAATTACGTCCATCGCGTGCGCGACGGTGCGCAATCCGGGTGCGCGGGGAGGCGTGAGCAGCGTCTTTCGATGTTAGGCTAAATAAGCGACGAACGACTAAGTCTTGCGCCCGAATTGCTCTGTCTCGAAGGATTGAAGCGATTGGGCGGCTATCCGCGGCGTTGCTCGGGCTTGCGTTATATCTCGACCGCGTTACGCCCTTGAGTGTCGCATCCGGCCGCCGCGCGTTCCTGCGCGCCATGCGCAGGACTCAATCAGGAATTCCTAAAATTTCAAACCGAAACCGAGGGAAAACCAGCGCGCGTTGTTTTGGCCGCTGTAAATATCTTCCACACCCGGGTTGTTATAGAGATCCCACCCAAGGCGCATGTCGACATTTGGGTTGTAATTGTATTTCAGACCGATCCCGTACTTGAGGTCTGAGTATCTTTCGCCTAAGTAGGACGGGACAATCAGGTTTTGCGCGAAATCCGAACTGGATCTGGCGACGCCGAATTTGCCAAATAGAGCGAATTTATCTCCAATCGGCAGTGTACCCACGCCTAGAAGATTCCGGTTGGTCGAAGCAAAGGCATATGGCATTGCTGGGCCGCCGTCATAACCGATATTACCGAGCTCGGCGCCCAGATATTTTCCGAAAGTGTAATAACGTCCGCTGGCGCCGGGATATTTGAAACCTACGCCGCCCGTGTATCCAAACAACGCGGCGTAATCGGCTTCTGAGTAGCCTTGAACATCATATCCCTGAGCGCTTGCCGCGAATGGCAAAAATAGGCTGCCCAAAACTAGAGGCATCAAGACGTGAAATTTCATGGCGTTCCGTTCATTGCGGCAACCGCACAGCCGCACGTCACCAGTATAATCCCATGACTTCATATTTTAAAGTGCGGCACGTCACCGTGATTTGAAGCACGCTAACGCCGATAAACCCATTGCAGCAGCTGGTTTTCAAAGGGCTCTGCGTCAGCCGCACTTGGGCTATTGATAAGGCAAACGACGACCATCATCCTGCCTGCATGGTCGAGCACATAACCGGCTATTGCGCGAACACCTTCGAGGCTGCCGGTCTTTATGTGTCCCCGCCCTGCTATATCCTCGTCGTTGAGGCGTTTTTTCATCGTGCCATCGACTGCGACAAGCGGCAACGAAGCAACCAATTCAGGCATCACCGGGCTTCGGTAAGCGCTAATCAATAGTGCTCCAAGATGCTTTGCGCTGATGCGCGCGCTGCGCGACAGACCGGCTCCGTTTTCCAGCACCAGCTCGGGGAACAGCAAGCCTTTGCTGGCGAGCCATTGTTTTATCACGCGCACCGATTGCTCAGGCGCGGCGGGCGATTGCGCGGCTTCGGCACCAATGGTGAGAAATAGTTGACGGGCCATGACATTGTTGCTCCATTTGTTAATGTCGCGAACGGCTTCGCCAAGCGTCTCGGATTCCCCGCTGAAGATGAGACGCGCATTGGCCGGCGTCTCAAATTCGCGAACAGCGCCTTTTAGCGTGCCACCCAGTTCCCGCCATAACTCTTTGAACACGTTGTACACATATTGGGGATGATCGAACAATGCTACATACCAGGTTTGTTCGCCGCAGCCTGCAGGATAGGCTCCGTTCAACAATATGCGTGCCGATTTCGCAGTAGCCTGAATGTTGGCGACCAATTTAGGACTCCATTCTCCACAAGGTTCGTCCACCAAGCGCAGCCCATTGATGATTTCAATATCTGCAGCCAACGGGTCGGCAGTGACGTTGATCGTTTGTTTCTCGGTATCGGGGATGAACAACAGGCGTACGCTGTTGAAGTTAAGCAACAGGGCGTCCGGCGCGACGTTGTAAGGTCGGTTCGGTTCGTTATCGAATTGTCCCGGGTCCGTGTTCGAGGCAGTAAAATACCCGCGGTCGAGGACAAGGTCGCCTTCGATTTCGCGAACACCGCGTTGCCTCAGCTCGCGCAACATCAGCCAGAAATTTTCCAGCGTAAGTTTTGGATTGCCGTAACCCCTGATGATTAAATCGCCGTCAAGCACTCCGTTATCGATTGTGCCCAGGGCATAGAACTCGGTCTTCCACGTATAGGCCGGACCGAGCAATTCCAATCCGGCATAAGTTGTAAGAAGTTTCATGGTCGACGCCGGGTCGAACGCGCGGTCAGCGTCGTAATTCAATACTGGGGTCGTCGCGTTTACTTGCTGCACAAAAATGCCGACTTGCGCTGCACCCAGCCCCGCGCTTGCTAACGATTTGCTTAACGGCGCGGGCAATCGTTCAGCGGCGGCGGGAAAAGTCAGAGACAAAAAAAACAGAACTAAAGCTATAGCGCGCATATTTAAATCTTATCTAGCAAAGCAAAAGTTGTTTCCACTAGGAAACTCATTTCCTCCTCATCAATGATATAGGGTGGCATGAAATAGACGGTATTTCCCAACGGCCGCAACAGCAATCCCGATTCCAGCGCTGCACGATGGAAATTCCGTGAGAAGTTCCAGTCCGAATTGTTTACCTCAAACGCCCAAATCATTCCGGTATTGCGGAAGTCTTGAACTCTCGGATGCTGAGAAATAATTCTAGCCATCTTAGTAAATTGCGCAGACTTTGCATAATTGCTTTGGATGACTTGATCCTGCTCGAAGATATCGAGCGTGGCATTCGCGGCACAGCAGGCGAGTGCATTACCGCTGAAGGAATGAGAATGCAGAAACCCGCGGCCTACTTCATCATCGTAAAATGCCCGGTAAATCGCATCGGTGCACATCACTACTGAAAGCGGCAGGTAACCGCCCGTAATACTTTTCGACAAGCATAGTAAATCTGGTGTGATGCCGGCTTGCTGGCACGCGAATAGCGTACCGGTGCGACCAAAACCAACCGCTATTTCGTCGGCGATTAAGTGCACCGCATACCGATCGCAAAGCTGCCGAGCTTGCTTTAAATATTCAGGATGATACATGGCCATCCCGCCCGCGCACTGCACCAGCGGTTCGAGAATGAAAGCTGCGATGTCTTCGTGATGTTTGTTTAAATAGCTATCCAGTATTTCAGAGCAGCGCAGCGCGTATTGCAGACTGTATTCGCCGGGCTCGGACCGGCGCCAATCGGGCGACGGAACCGTCGCCGTAGAGCGCAATAAAGGAGCATAGGTATTTTTGAATATCGCAACATCGGTCACCGACAGCGCTCCGAGGGTTTCGCCGTGATAGCCATTTGCCACGCTTAAAAATTGAGTCTTGCGAATCTGTCCGCTGTTATGCCAAAAATGAAAACTCATCTTCAACGCGATTTCCACGCTGCAAGCGCCGTCGCTGCCGTAGAAGCAATGTCCAAGACCACGCGGTGCGAGCCTAATTAAACGCTCGGAAAGCTCGATGACCGGCTCGTGAGTGAAGCCGGCAAGCATCACGTGTTCAAGCTTCTCAAGCTGATCGCGCAGCGCGGCATTAACGCGCGGGTTGCAATGGCCGAAGAGATTCACCCACCAAGAGCTTATGGCATCGAGATAACGTTTGCCATCACAATCGTAAATCCACGCGCCCTTTGCGCGCGCGATGGCAACGAGCGGCAGCGTCTCATGTTGCTTCATTTGGGTGCAGGGATTCCAAATCGCCGCCAGACTGCGCGTAGGTAGTTCGCCGGTATCCATCACCGCCCCTTGATTATAAAAGACTTAGGCGCTATTATTAGCACTCTCTAATGACGAGTGCTAGACCAGTATTCAGCACGCGCA
This genomic interval carries:
- a CDS encoding adenosylmethionine--8-amino-7-oxononanoate transaminase, with the translated sequence MDTGELPTRSLAAIWNPCTQMKQHETLPLVAIARAKGAWIYDCDGKRYLDAISSWWVNLFGHCNPRVNAALRDQLEKLEHVMLAGFTHEPVIELSERLIRLAPRGLGHCFYGSDGACSVEIALKMSFHFWHNSGQIRKTQFLSVANGYHGETLGALSVTDVAIFKNTYAPLLRSTATVPSPDWRRSEPGEYSLQYALRCSEILDSYLNKHHEDIAAFILEPLVQCAGGMAMYHPEYLKQARQLCDRYAVHLIADEIAVGFGRTGTLFACQQAGITPDLLCLSKSITGGYLPLSVVMCTDAIYRAFYDDEVGRGFLHSHSFSGNALACCAANATLDIFEQDQVIQSNYAKSAQFTKMARIISQHPRVQDFRNTGMIWAFEVNNSDWNFSRNFHRAALESGLLLRPLGNTVYFMPPYIIDEEEMSFLVETTFALLDKI
- the dacB gene encoding D-alanyl-D-alanine carboxypeptidase/D-alanyl-D-alanine-endopeptidase, producing the protein MRAIALVLFFLSLTFPAAAERLPAPLSKSLASAGLGAAQVGIFVQQVNATTPVLNYDADRAFDPASTMKLLTTYAGLELLGPAYTWKTEFYALGTIDNGVLDGDLIIRGYGNPKLTLENFWLMLRELRQRGVREIEGDLVLDRGYFTASNTDPGQFDNEPNRPYNVAPDALLLNFNSVRLLFIPDTEKQTINVTADPLAADIEIINGLRLVDEPCGEWSPKLVANIQATAKSARILLNGAYPAGCGEQTWYVALFDHPQYVYNVFKELWRELGGTLKGAVREFETPANARLIFSGESETLGEAVRDINKWSNNVMARQLFLTIGAEAAQSPAAPEQSVRVIKQWLASKGLLFPELVLENGAGLSRSARISAKHLGALLISAYRSPVMPELVASLPLVAVDGTMKKRLNDEDIAGRGHIKTGSLEGVRAIAGYVLDHAGRMMVVVCLINSPSAADAEPFENQLLQWVYRR